The sequence AAAGCGATTATACCAGAGACGGTACATCATGAGATCGCGAGCGGCAGCAATACAGCGCATCTCGTCGTTGTCAGCTTGTTCAACGACGGATCAACGCCGACGAACGTCACCCGTTCGCTGACGATAGCGCCTAACCTGCGTGTTCAGCTAGGTGTGTGAGAAATCAGGAGCGGAAGGGATAGCTAGGGTGGGTGAGGGACAACCGCGTCTACAACATGCAATGCCTTCCACGTGAACCTTTCGCTGGGTAGGATGAAACCTTCAAAAACCTTTACAGCGTTGTCCTCTTGTTTTGTTATAGACATGCCAAATCGTAGCACAGTTGAGATCACAGGGGGAAATCCGAAACGTGCGGTACTGTTACTAAGGAATCGCCGACGCACTCCCTAAGAGGACACCTTTTGTAACCAGGCAGGTCGGTTAACGCCGTGGACGTATCTCCATCCCAAGCATCTCGAGTGCAGTAATAATGCCTTCGCGCAGCGTTCCCCGACTACGAACATCACCGAGATCAATCCCAAGGCTGATCATTGTCTGGGCAATAGCAGCACGAATGCCGGTAATAATAATTTGGGTTCCCAACAATCGGGCAGCACGAATTGTCTGAAGCAAATGATTGGCTACTGCCGTATCGACCATTGGCACACCGGTAATATCGATAATTACCACGTCGGCCATATACTCGGCAATGCCTGATAACAAATGCTCCATAATATACTGCGAACGACGGGAGTCAATGCTGCCGATGAGTGGAAGCAACAACACACCCTCAAACAACGGTACGACTGGCGCTCCGAGTTGGGCGATGGTCTCTTCAAGCGTGCCCTGACGTTCGGCAAGAGCCTGTACTTCGGCCACCAACTGCCGTTGTTGGTCGTAACGTCGCTGCATGTGGGCAACAATCTCAGCAACAATTTGCGTAAGGTACGGGCCCATTGGCGCACGTGGGGGAAATCGGGTACGCGCATGGATCAGCTCGGCTGCCCGATCAGGCCGATAACGTTCAACAACCGGAATGAGTGCATCGAGCACGTTCGAGACAACCTCGGGTTGAAAGGTAAGCAGGGTAGCGAAGCTACGATCGGCTTCGTTTTCGACCGGGATTTGGTTGTCGAGACCACATAACACCGCACAGAACCACTCGGTCAACACGAGTAAGAACCACTCTTGACGGAGCGGATCATCGATAGAGAGAGTGACGGCAATATGGCGCTCCTCCGGAACCGGGGGTTTACCACCGGCAAAAATACAGATCGTGCTGGCGATATTCGCCAATTCTAGGTAGCGTTGGGTCTCTTTCCGCCAGTGACTGCTCTCCTGGAAACCGGTAAAGATTACAGCAGGTAATTGATTACGCAGAATACAATCTTCGAGGGTGTGACTCAGATCGACCAGCGTTGCTTTACTGGCCATAAACGGTTGCACGTCTGGCGCCAGTGTATTTTTGATCAAATTGAAGAGAGAAGGGAGACGCTGATTCTCACCTATCACAGATAACTCCTGGCATAAGGTTGAGCCCTTAATATAGGGATGCGCTTAAGTGTAATTCTTTCCTGCCGGTTGTCAAGATGTCTTGCAAGATTCTTAGCGCCTGATCAAACACCCGGATTTCTTCTTGAGAACGTATCGTGCTCGGGCAACCACGGCGTTGGGGGCCATCGTTCTGTTCCGCCCTCACCCCCAGCCCCGCTCCCGCGCTGCGGGCGGCCCTCACCCCCAGCCCCGCTCCCGCGCTGCGGGCGGCCCTCACCTCCAGCCCCGCTCCCGCGCTGCGGGCCGCCCTCACCCCCAGCCCCGCTCCCGCGCTGCGGGAGGCCCTCACCCCCAGCCCCGCTCCCGCGCTGCGGGAGAGGGGGTAGCTGGTTGGTGGTCTCGGTATCGTTGACAGACGCAGGCGCAGAGTCGCCACTGCTACGCTAACCTTACCCCTTCCGCTCGTCGTGGAGGAGCGGAAGAGGGCCAGAGGGAAGGTCGGGGGCAGCATCCCCCCCTTCCGCTCGCCGTGGAGGAGCTGAAGAGGGCCAGAGGGAAGGTCGGGGGCAGCATCCCCCCCCTTCCGCTCGCCGTGGAGGAGCTGAAGAGGGCCAGAGGGAAGGTACGGGGGCAGCATCCCCCCTTCCTCTCCCGCAGTGCGGGAGAGGAAGGGGGTTGGGGGGAAGGTGAGGGCCACCAAAGGAAGGAGTGAGAGGAATGTCCGCAACGTGGGCAACGGACAGTGGTCTCTGGTCAGGCCCTTGGTCGTGCGCCGATTATCCCCGTAAGCGTATGCTAAGGGTAGGTCGGGCGTCATCGGCGAGCCAAACAGGGGGCAGCGCACGATCGGAACAGGAAGCAGTGCGCCTCCGTAGGCACTGCCGACGAGCTGGAAGTCTTGCCATATTCTTCATTCCGCTCCGCACATGAGCGTTACCAAGCACGGTGAAAACGTTGAAAAGCCCTGGTGAAAGGAGAGCGCAGGCGCATTCCATTGCAAAGACACTGAAAACTCTGAAAGCCCCAAGATGTTCAAGCAAAAACCTTGACGACGTAGTGAACTGTATGCTATAATTCGCACAATAGTTCGAGATCGTGCGGGAAAGCTCTCGCTCGGTTCGGTACAGATGGGACGATAACACACGGGAGACGAGGAGGGTTGATATGGCAAAGGATCTAAACAAGGTACAACTGACGGGTCATCTCGGCGCCGATCCGGAAATGCGTTACACTGCACAAGGGAGTGCTGTAACCACCTTCCGAGTAGCGAGCAACCGCACGTGGCGTGACAAGGACGGCAATACCCACGAAGAGACTGAATGGTTCCGCATTGTCGCGTGGGACAAACTCGGTGAAATCTGCAATCAATACCTCACCAAAGGAACCCGCGTCTATATCGAGGGTCGCCTCCAGACCCGCAAGTGGACAGACCGCGACGGTCAAGATCGGTACACCACCGAGGTCATTGCTCAAGATATGATCATTCTCTCCCCGAAAGGCGAACGTGGCCCTGTTCCTGATGTCGAACCATCATACGAGGAGCCGGCTGATGAGCCAGTACGCCGTACCCCCCCGCCGGCTAATCCGCGCCCGGCAAACACTCCACCTCCAGCCCGTACATCAGCGAGCAAGATACCAGCGCGGAATCAGCCACAACCAATTGACGATGAGGATATTCCGTTCTAGCCTTCATCAACGCGAGAAGGTTCACCGATAGAGGCGGTAAACGTTTTTTTCCTAGTCAGCAGGGGTAAGCAGGTGTGACAACTGTAAGCGGCTCTGACACACAGACGGCGCGCTGGTTTTCCTCGTTCAGCAGGGGCGTGCGGGTGTGACCTTCACCACGTGCTCATGCACGCGATAAAGCACGGCTGGTTTTCCTCGTTCAGCAGGGGTGTGCGGATGTGACAGAGCGAGTTTCCACGCCGTCCATCCGCGCCATCCCGCGCCAATAGGGAGGATCGCGCTTTTTCACCGGTCAGCAGGTCATTCCCGGTCAGATTGATGTGCCATCCGAACATGTCATCTCCCTGAAATGCGACGACGTTCGGTATCACCGGCTCAATGCCCATCGTCGTGAACCATTTGTAGGGCGAGGCACTGCCTCACCCCGACTAGCTACCGTGCCTACACAGCTCACGCCACAGCACCGCCCTCAAGCGCCGCCTCTGATCCATCGTCCCGGTGGATAGCGGCGCAACGGATACCGCTCCGACCGATGTATCCCGGTCGGGGCGCAGCGGCGCTGCACACTGAACATCTTCTACCAATTGCCGAGCCAGAGTTCATAAATGAGGAACCCTTACACCATACTTCGCACATCAGCAGAACACCGATGAGCGGACGAAAACTCACTGGAGACTGGAAACACACTGCCGAAGAACTCTACGCACACTACAACAACACACCCAACACCCAAATTGCCCAACGCTTCCAAGCACTCGCCCTGCTCTAACGAGGCAGAACCCCGAAAGAAACTGTCGCAATCGTCGGCGTGTGCATCCGCACTATCCAGCAATCGGCGCACGTGGTATCGCACCGGCGGACTGGACGAACTCACCCGTCGCACGTGCGGGGACAATCGAACCCCGATGCGCCCGTTGCTGCCCCCCGACCAACCAGCACCGTTGATGTAGCACGCCTCGACGCAGGGCTTCCGCACTCTCCGCGAGGCCGTGTCGTGGTGTCACGAGGCACTGGGCGTTGCGCTGTCGGAGACGCAGATGCGACAGCTCTTTCATCGGCTGGGGTTTCGGCGCAAGGTGCTGCGTCCGATGGCGGTGCGTGCCGACGCTGCGCTGCAAGTGCAGTGGAAAAAAGGGGGTTTGGCGAGGCGTTGAACGCGCACGGGGTGCGCTTGTGTCAGCGAGTGGTGTTGGTGGACGAGATGCGGGTGGGGCTGCTGGGTCAGGTGCATCGGCGTTGGACGGCGCGTGAGGGCAAGGTGTGTCAACGGGTGGAGCGTCAGTTCAAGTGGCGGTACGTGCAGGTGGCAGTTGACCTGTTGTCGGATCAGGTGTAGTGGCGTTGGTCGGAGCGGTTGGGTCGGGGGGAGGCGGTGGCGGCGTGGTTGGCGTGGCATGCTTTGGGGTAGTGGAGGTAGTGGGGGATAACGCGGGGTCGCATCGGGTGCGTGAGGTGTGGGAGGTGGGTGTGCCGTTGGTGTCCTTGCCTGCGTATTCTCCTGAGTTAAACTCTGTGGAGCGTGTGTTTTGTGAGGTGCGTCGTTGTGTAGAGGGTGTGGTGTATGGGTCGTTGGAAGCGAAGATGGCGGCGGTGGAGGGTGCGTTGCGTGGGTTGTGTGATTGTATGGTGCGTTTAGTACGTTGGGACTGGATACGGGAGGCGTTTGGAGGGCTTACCGTGCGATTAACGAACTATGGTGCGGTGATTGGTATTACGCAGAACAACCCTGCCTCCTTCCTGCATCCTTCTAGGCCGCACACATTGAGCAAAGGCTTGCCGTAAGCTGTGGGATCGTTGGGGAAGATGTCAATACCGAGCGAGATGACCCATTTCAGACGAAGGTACAGTCATCGCCGGGTGTATCCTGTAACCGATCACACACCAACTGTAGCACGGGCGATCCGGAGGGCAGCCTCGGGATTCGGCGCCGTCACTATCTCTTCCAGACCGATATTGAGATGAACCAGCGTTTGCGCTACCGCAGGACCGATGCCACTGATCAACGTGCGTGCACCGAGTAACCGAATCGCCGTAGCGGTATCGATCAATGCTCGGGCAACCGCCGTATCGATGATTGTAATTCCGGTGACATCAATAATGACTGCATGCGCACGACGTTCCGCAACCATCTTCAGCACACGCTGACGTAACGCCTCGGCTCGCCGACTATCAAGGTGTCCGACGAGCGGTACCAGCAAAATCCGCTCGTCAATCGTCAATACTGGCAACTCAAGAACGGCAACCAGTTCAAGCAATCGTTGCTGCTCGAGTGCACGCCGCTCAATCTCCTGGCGGGCAGTCTCTGCTGTATTCCGAGCAGCTTCAGCCTCTTCCGCACGCTGATCAGCAATCTGCAATGCCTGCATTTGCGCGGCAAGGATGCGGTCAAGAAAGGCCCAAAGGGCGATGAATAGAGCAGAAATACTACTGATACGAAGAAACTGAAGCAATTGTAGCGGAATTCGAGAATCTGCTTCAGTTTGCCCAATAATAACAACCACAAATGCAAAGACAATACATAAGACCAATACACTGACCGTGAAAGAACGTTGGCGTAATAGACTCGTTAACAAAATAGCAACTGATAGAAACGGTAATGTCGCAAGTAGCAATTCAGGTAACCAGATTGCGATGACAGATTCAGCGCCGACAATGGAAATAACAAAGGGTAAAATCATCTGCCAGAGTGGTCGTTGACGCAGAAGGAGAGTCAGGCCACAACCAGCAGCCGATACAAGAGCAATTCCTGTGATTACGGCAACAAAGACATTGGCACTAAACAATAGTGTTACAGACGTAATCACGATTGTTGCAGCATCAAGTATCAGTACCCACAAAGCAATGCGAGAGACAATACGGCGGTAAAGTTGTTCGACAAACTGGCCTGACGATGTCATTTTCAACCTCCAGGAATTTTCACAAAAGTATATCACAGTTACAGACGTGTACTAGTATTTTTCGATTTCTGTACTATAATGTGTAGTATTTGTACTAGTAGTGTACAGGAGCTACACTATGAATCCTCTTCTCAACAATACGTTCCGCCTCTACGGCCCACGTTGGTTCCACGCCATCCAATCTGAAATCATCCTACTCTGGCGGTTTAATCGGTACGATCTCTCATCTACCCTTATTCCAGCCATACTCTTCTGGCTAGCTGCATGGCATAGTGAGCAGCCTGACTGGCACGATCTGCCATACAAGTTGGCATGGGGTATCCTGTATTTCTGGCTATACTGTAGTAGCTTCTGTATCTCGAACCAGCTAGCTGGTGAGTCAGAAGATAAAGTCAATAAACCAGATCGACCTTTACCATCAGGAATGGTAAGTCGCAATGGGGCTTGGATACGTTGGCTGGTAGTTATGGTACTTTTTACCACTGTTGGCTGGTATCTAAAAGTTCTCGAATGGACATTACTTTGGCAGATCAGCTTAATTCTACACAATTTCGGGCACTGGTCAAATCACTACGTAACAAAAAACATTGTCATGACATTAGGGACAATCGCTCAGTTAGCAGCAGCCTGGCAAATTGTTCGACCGATTACACCAATCGCCTGGCAATGGATTCTCCTACCAGCATTAACGTTCCTGACACATATTTCCGTACAAGATCTGCGTGACATAGCGGGAGATCGTGTTTTGGGCAGGAGGACATTCCCGATAGTTTTCGGTGAGATGCCGAGTAGGAGGTTTTTAGCAATAGCTTTCGTGCTTTTACCATTGATAATCCCTGGCGGTCTTTTTTTACCATTTGGTCTGACATCAGGTACAATTATTTTTGGTTGTATTTTAACAGGTTTGTGCTGGATCATTGCCTAGCGGCTTATTTTCTTATGCAATCCCAAGGCTGATCACATTTCATATATGCTTTTTACATATTG comes from Chloroflexus sp. Y-396-1 and encodes:
- a CDS encoding DICT sensory domain-containing protein; this translates as MIGENQRLPSLFNLIKNTLAPDVQPFMASKATLVDLSHTLEDCILRNQLPAVIFTGFQESSHWRKETQRYLELANIASTICIFAGGKPPVPEERHIAVTLSIDDPLRQEWFLLVLTEWFCAVLCGLDNQIPVENEADRSFATLLTFQPEVVSNVLDALIPVVERYRPDRAAELIHARTRFPPRAPMGPYLTQIVAEIVAHMQRRYDQQRQLVAEVQALAERQGTLEETIAQLGAPVVPLFEGVLLLPLIGSIDSRRSQYIMEHLLSGIAEYMADVVIIDITGVPMVDTAVANHLLQTIRAARLLGTQIIITGIRAAIAQTMISLGIDLGDVRSRGTLREGIITALEMLGMEIRPRR
- a CDS encoding single-stranded DNA-binding protein, producing MAKDLNKVQLTGHLGADPEMRYTAQGSAVTTFRVASNRTWRDKDGNTHEETEWFRIVAWDKLGEICNQYLTKGTRVYIEGRLQTRKWTDRDGQDRYTTEVIAQDMIILSPKGERGPVPDVEPSYEEPADEPVRRTPPPANPRPANTPPPARTSASKIPARNQPQPIDDEDIPF
- a CDS encoding STAS domain-containing protein is translated as MTSSGQFVEQLYRRIVSRIALWVLILDAATIVITSVTLLFSANVFVAVITGIALVSAAGCGLTLLLRQRPLWQMILPFVISIVGAESVIAIWLPELLLATLPFLSVAILLTSLLRQRSFTVSVLVLCIVFAFVVVIIGQTEADSRIPLQLLQFLRISSISALFIALWAFLDRILAAQMQALQIADQRAEEAEAARNTAETARQEIERRALEQQRLLELVAVLELPVLTIDERILLVPLVGHLDSRRAEALRQRVLKMVAERRAHAVIIDVTGITIIDTAVARALIDTATAIRLLGARTLISGIGPAVAQTLVHLNIGLEEIVTAPNPEAALRIARATVGV
- a CDS encoding UbiA family prenyltransferase, whose protein sequence is MNPLLNNTFRLYGPRWFHAIQSEIILLWRFNRYDLSSTLIPAILFWLAAWHSEQPDWHDLPYKLAWGILYFWLYCSSFCISNQLAGESEDKVNKPDRPLPSGMVSRNGAWIRWLVVMVLFTTVGWYLKVLEWTLLWQISLILHNFGHWSNHYVTKNIVMTLGTIAQLAAAWQIVRPITPIAWQWILLPALTFLTHISVQDLRDIAGDRVLGRRTFPIVFGEMPSRRFLAIAFVLLPLIIPGGLFLPFGLTSGTIIFGCILTGLCWIIA